In a single window of the Hoyosella subflava DQS3-9A1 genome:
- a CDS encoding ArsI/CadI family heavy metal resistance metalloenzyme, with protein MSRIQLALNVDDIDVAVAFYSKLFGTAPAKRKPGYANFAVAEPPLKLVLIENPGSGGTLNHLGVEVESSAKVHNEIDRLSEEGFFTEEQIGTTCCYATQDKVWVTGPGGERWEVYTVLADTEKFGTSAELLADDPVHGCACESA; from the coding sequence ATGTCCCGTATCCAGCTCGCACTCAACGTCGACGACATCGACGTTGCAGTGGCGTTCTACTCGAAGCTCTTTGGCACCGCCCCGGCGAAGCGCAAGCCGGGTTACGCGAACTTCGCGGTCGCCGAGCCACCCTTGAAGCTCGTGCTGATCGAGAATCCCGGCAGCGGCGGCACCCTCAACCACCTCGGCGTCGAGGTGGAATCCAGCGCGAAGGTCCACAACGAGATTGACCGCCTCAGCGAGGAGGGCTTCTTCACCGAAGAACAGATCGGCACGACGTGTTGCTACGCCACGCAGGACAAGGTCTGGGTCACTGGTCCCGGCGGTGAAAGGTGGGAGGTGTACACCGTGCTCGCCGACACCGAAAAGTTCGGCACAAGCGCCGAGTTGCTAGCCGACGATCCCGTCCACGGGTGCGCCTGCGAATCAGCATAG
- a CDS encoding DUF5701 family protein, translating into MTTAELTKEAAEAEVNRQIDNLRRALTAAGRSDEALADTEGLRDALVRETAGSALPEPARVPFALVLHRSALPVSEVIPLLRFGSRPGFISADTADIDTFTPITGLDIPESPLYAVIDIDRGAATRNWTPDEAMAKFADEDRSPLTAEEGAAFLLHYPKSLEKNNCIQTPGSRCGDRRVPGIWISNRAPKLGFCWAGNRHTWLGIASCASRI; encoded by the coding sequence ATGACGACCGCTGAACTGACCAAGGAAGCCGCTGAAGCAGAGGTCAACCGTCAGATCGACAATCTCCGCCGCGCCCTCACCGCCGCAGGGCGTTCCGATGAGGCGCTCGCCGATACCGAAGGTCTGCGGGATGCACTCGTTAGAGAAACAGCCGGTTCCGCGCTGCCCGAACCCGCTCGTGTCCCGTTCGCGCTGGTGCTGCACCGCAGCGCACTCCCAGTGTCCGAGGTTATTCCCTTGCTGCGCTTCGGGAGTCGGCCAGGATTCATCTCAGCCGACACGGCCGATATTGACACGTTCACACCGATCACTGGCCTCGACATTCCTGAATCACCTTTGTATGCGGTGATCGACATCGATCGAGGGGCCGCCACCCGGAACTGGACGCCAGACGAAGCGATGGCGAAATTCGCCGATGAAGATCGCAGCCCGCTCACCGCCGAGGAAGGAGCCGCGTTCCTGCTCCATTACCCAAAGTCGCTCGAAAAGAACAACTGCATCCAAACCCCCGGCTCACGCTGCGGCGATCGTCGTGTACCGGGAATCTGGATCAGCAACAGAGCGCCGAAACTGGGCTTCTGCTGGGCGGGGAACCGGCACACATGGCTGGGGATCGCGTCCTGCGCCAGCCGGATCTGA
- the alc gene encoding allantoicase, with product MSGGPVTDAPKFTQLPDLAVRSLGGSVVWANDESFAEKENLIRPLPPGFSPATFGHKGQVYDGWETRRRREPGCDEAIVRLGVPGVIHGVVVDTAFFTGNYPPEISLEAAAVAGYPSPEALRDEAKWEPLVLRTAVTGDSANMFPVSDERRFTHVKLTLIPDGGVARLRVHGYGVPDPEFLAAGPVDVAALENGGHVTGCSNWFYSSPHNLLMPGYARVMGDGWETSRRRFSPGEWESSNDWVEVHLAAEAALRVVELDTTCFLHNAPGAASVRGRVGDEWVELLPRTALQPDTRHRFRVEAAGVTDLRLDIYPDGGLSRLRAWGTLTPAGLAALTEPR from the coding sequence ATATCCGGAGGCCCCGTGACTGATGCACCGAAGTTCACCCAGCTGCCAGATCTTGCGGTTCGCAGCTTAGGAGGCTCGGTGGTGTGGGCGAACGACGAGTCGTTCGCTGAGAAAGAGAATCTCATTCGCCCGCTGCCGCCTGGCTTCAGCCCTGCAACGTTCGGCCATAAGGGGCAGGTGTATGACGGGTGGGAGACGCGGCGCCGTCGTGAACCTGGATGTGACGAAGCGATCGTGCGCCTTGGAGTGCCTGGAGTAATTCACGGGGTCGTCGTGGACACCGCATTCTTTACTGGTAACTATCCTCCCGAAATCTCGCTGGAGGCGGCAGCGGTCGCCGGTTATCCGTCCCCCGAAGCGCTGCGCGACGAGGCTAAGTGGGAGCCACTCGTTTTGCGCACCGCCGTGACTGGTGATTCCGCGAACATGTTCCCCGTCTCAGATGAGCGGCGTTTTACGCACGTCAAGCTGACTTTAATTCCAGATGGTGGCGTCGCCCGACTACGCGTCCATGGCTACGGGGTGCCCGATCCCGAGTTTCTTGCCGCGGGCCCCGTCGATGTCGCCGCACTCGAAAATGGCGGACATGTCACTGGCTGCTCCAACTGGTTCTATAGCTCACCGCACAACCTGTTGATGCCGGGCTACGCGCGGGTGATGGGTGATGGCTGGGAAACCTCCCGCAGGCGGTTCTCGCCCGGTGAATGGGAGTCGAGCAACGACTGGGTTGAGGTACATCTGGCTGCGGAAGCCGCTCTTCGCGTCGTAGAGCTGGACACCACCTGTTTCCTCCACAATGCGCCGGGGGCCGCGTCGGTGCGCGGCCGTGTCGGAGATGAGTGGGTGGAGTTGTTGCCGCGCACTGCTCTTCAGCCTGATACCCGGCACCGGTTCCGTGTAGAAGCGGCTGGTGTGACGGATCTTCGGCTGGATATCTACCCCGACGGCGGGCTGAGCAGGCTGCGCGCATGGGGGACGCTCACTCCCGCAGGTCTTGCCGCACTGACGGAGCCGAGGTGA
- the puuE gene encoding allantoinase PuuE has translation MDVTYPRDLIGYGKNPPDPQWPGGAKVAVQFVLNYEEGGENSVLDGDAGSETFLSDIVFAQSYPDRHMSMESLYEYGSRAGVWRVLRIFERRGLPLTVFAVARALERNPEVAAAFGELGHEIASHGLRWISYQQLDPEIERAHMAEAVGIIRDLTGAAPLGWYTGRDSPNTRRLVVEHGGFTYDADSYADDLPYWVDVPLGDGSIKHLVVPYTLETNDMRFASPAGFANGEEFFAHLRDAFDVLYREGSEGAPKMMSVGLHCRIVGRPSRTAALERFLDYVQGHEEVWVTRRIDIADHWRRIHPAN, from the coding sequence ATGGACGTGACGTACCCCCGTGACCTGATCGGCTACGGCAAGAATCCTCCCGACCCGCAGTGGCCCGGTGGCGCGAAAGTGGCTGTCCAGTTTGTCCTCAACTATGAGGAGGGCGGCGAGAACTCCGTGCTCGATGGCGATGCCGGTTCGGAAACATTCCTGTCGGACATCGTTTTCGCGCAGTCGTACCCGGACCGGCACATGAGCATGGAGTCGCTGTACGAATACGGTTCCCGAGCTGGTGTGTGGCGGGTGCTGCGCATCTTCGAGCGGCGCGGACTTCCCTTGACCGTGTTCGCGGTTGCCCGCGCTCTTGAACGGAACCCGGAGGTAGCAGCGGCCTTTGGTGAACTCGGACACGAGATCGCCAGCCATGGACTGCGCTGGATCAGCTACCAGCAGCTCGACCCCGAAATTGAACGAGCCCACATGGCCGAGGCAGTCGGGATCATTCGCGACCTCACGGGTGCGGCACCACTTGGCTGGTACACGGGGCGCGATTCGCCAAACACCCGTCGGCTTGTCGTGGAGCACGGTGGCTTCACCTATGATGCCGATTCCTACGCGGACGACCTTCCCTATTGGGTCGATGTTCCCCTAGGTGACGGCTCAATTAAACACCTGGTTGTCCCGTACACGCTGGAAACGAACGACATGCGTTTTGCCTCACCTGCGGGTTTCGCGAATGGCGAGGAGTTCTTCGCGCACCTGCGCGACGCGTTCGACGTGCTGTACCGGGAGGGCAGCGAGGGCGCACCGAAAATGATGTCCGTGGGTTTGCATTGCCGGATAGTTGGGCGCCCGTCTCGTACGGCCGCACTGGAACGCTTCCTCGACTACGTGCAAGGCCATGAGGAGGTGTGGGTGACCCGGCGCATCGATATCGCAGATCATTGGCGCCGGATACACCCAGCGAACTAG
- a CDS encoding aspartate/glutamate racemase family protein translates to MKILVVNVNTTEAMTSMIGARAASAAAKGTEIVPLTPFFGAESVEGNFESYLAAVAVMDRVVAYREECGDDFHAVILAGFGEHGREGLQELLDVPVLDITEAAAHVACLVGRTYSVVTTLDRTVPLIEGRLLLAGLHTQCASVRASGLSVLDLDKSPDLAIDSIVTQAEHAVELDGAEAIILGCGGMAGLDEAVREATAVPVVDGVAAAVKLAESLVSLGLSTSKVRTYATPRPKHLRGWPLR, encoded by the coding sequence TTGAAGATCCTCGTTGTCAATGTCAACACCACTGAGGCGATGACCTCGATGATCGGCGCCCGGGCGGCCTCGGCAGCGGCTAAGGGCACCGAGATTGTCCCGCTGACTCCGTTCTTCGGAGCAGAATCAGTGGAGGGCAATTTCGAGAGTTACCTGGCGGCTGTCGCAGTGATGGACCGCGTTGTCGCGTACCGCGAAGAGTGCGGGGATGACTTTCACGCCGTCATTCTGGCGGGGTTTGGGGAACACGGCCGCGAGGGCCTGCAGGAACTGCTCGACGTCCCCGTGCTTGACATTACCGAGGCCGCGGCGCACGTCGCTTGCCTGGTGGGCCGCACTTACTCGGTCGTCACGACTCTTGATCGGACCGTGCCCCTGATCGAGGGGCGGCTGTTGCTCGCCGGATTGCACACTCAATGCGCGTCCGTCCGCGCAAGCGGGCTATCGGTACTCGACCTGGATAAATCCCCTGATCTTGCGATCGATTCGATCGTCACACAGGCGGAGCACGCCGTTGAACTCGATGGAGCGGAAGCCATCATCCTTGGCTGCGGCGGGATGGCCGGGCTCGATGAGGCTGTACGAGAAGCCACCGCCGTACCGGTGGTCGACGGCGTGGCCGCAGCGGTGAAGCTGGCAGAATCGCTGGTCTCGCTGGGACTGTCGACGAGCAAGGTGCGGACCTATGCGACGCCCCGGCCGAAACATCTACGGGGCTGGCCCTTGCGATAG
- a CDS encoding Rv2640c family ArsR-like transcriptional regulator — MPKALPVVDMSEPVCCDPVAARAISDEDALHVALRLKSLADPARVKLLSLLLTSPDGAECTCDLATAVGLTESTVSHHLGQLRRAGLTESERRGMNVYHRVRRDSLAALCFVLDPNCCG, encoded by the coding sequence ATGCCCAAGGCCTTGCCCGTTGTTGATATGTCTGAACCGGTGTGCTGCGACCCTGTCGCTGCTCGCGCCATCAGCGACGAAGACGCACTGCACGTGGCACTCCGGCTGAAGTCACTCGCGGACCCTGCGCGTGTGAAACTCCTGTCGCTGCTACTCACCAGCCCCGACGGCGCGGAATGCACCTGCGATCTCGCCACTGCAGTCGGTCTGACTGAGTCGACCGTGAGTCACCACCTGGGTCAGCTCCGCCGTGCTGGACTCACCGAATCGGAGCGGCGAGGCATGAACGTCTACCACCGGGTACGGAGAGACTCACTGGCTGCGCTGTGCTTCGTACTGGACCCGAACTGCTGTGGGTGA
- a CDS encoding NCS1 family transporter, translated as MLTSHDPGTGNPAESPPEVLHTKTAGQESLGPQKVRIVGRTSYLLMWMGGCVSIGTFTMGSSLVGTLNLIQLLVAISIGCLVIGLGLVLNGAAGYKYGIPFMVQARSSFGFAGTRIPGMVRAVPALVWYGFQSWVGAAALNQVSAVLFGFDNLVLYFIAFQFLQIALSIFGFKGIKWLENVGAIFILAALVYMFVSVLNRYGAEIESNLLSVDGTWGTPFWGATMLFLGIYATMMINVSDYSREHTPGSRPGLLLTIYTAAILPVTVFMGLIGLMVSGATGVVDPIQVFSNAVDNTPLLVITLVFIAFAQVTTNVLNNVVPPTYVLMDIFKVPYRVATVLVGLLAFATFPWLLVREESADGLQIFVQTYSAFLGPIFAVMVVDYYFVRQRTLNLIKLYDASGAYRGVNYTALISVGVGIAAAFTFSDISFYAGLLPAGLCYYLLMKFWPSSRRFLPAANDAAGTRSGERAERR; from the coding sequence ATGCTGACTTCACACGATCCTGGTACGGGAAACCCTGCCGAGTCTCCGCCCGAAGTACTGCACACAAAAACGGCTGGTCAAGAGTCCCTGGGCCCGCAGAAGGTGCGGATCGTGGGGCGCACGTCCTACCTCCTGATGTGGATGGGCGGTTGTGTCTCGATAGGGACATTCACCATGGGCTCCAGCCTCGTCGGCACTCTCAATCTCATTCAGCTGCTCGTGGCGATTTCGATCGGATGCCTGGTCATCGGTCTTGGTTTAGTCCTCAACGGCGCTGCCGGGTATAAGTACGGCATTCCGTTCATGGTGCAGGCACGCAGCTCTTTCGGCTTCGCCGGAACGCGCATTCCCGGAATGGTGCGCGCGGTCCCGGCGCTAGTGTGGTACGGCTTTCAGAGCTGGGTGGGAGCCGCCGCGCTGAACCAGGTTTCCGCGGTTCTCTTCGGATTCGACAACCTCGTCCTGTACTTCATCGCATTCCAGTTCTTGCAGATCGCGCTTTCGATCTTCGGATTCAAGGGAATCAAGTGGCTCGAAAACGTCGGTGCGATCTTCATCCTTGCGGCGCTGGTGTACATGTTCGTGAGCGTTCTCAATCGCTACGGCGCGGAGATCGAATCCAACCTGCTTTCGGTCGACGGAACGTGGGGCACGCCGTTCTGGGGTGCAACCATGCTTTTCCTAGGTATCTACGCGACCATGATGATCAACGTCAGTGACTACTCGCGTGAGCACACACCTGGCTCACGCCCCGGTCTACTCCTCACGATCTACACGGCCGCGATCCTCCCGGTGACCGTATTCATGGGCTTGATCGGGCTGATGGTGTCAGGTGCGACGGGCGTGGTCGATCCGATCCAGGTCTTCTCCAACGCTGTCGACAACACCCCCTTACTAGTGATCACCCTCGTTTTCATCGCATTCGCGCAGGTCACCACTAACGTTCTCAATAACGTCGTACCGCCGACCTACGTCCTCATGGATATCTTCAAGGTCCCGTACCGGGTCGCGACTGTCTTGGTCGGGCTGCTGGCCTTCGCGACGTTCCCCTGGCTGCTCGTCCGGGAGGAGTCGGCTGATGGGCTGCAGATTTTCGTGCAGACGTACTCAGCGTTCTTGGGCCCCATCTTCGCGGTGATGGTCGTTGACTACTACTTCGTGCGGCAACGCACCCTGAACCTGATCAAGCTCTACGACGCGTCCGGAGCGTATCGAGGTGTCAACTACACAGCTTTGATTTCGGTAGGCGTCGGCATCGCTGCTGCCTTCACCTTTTCTGACATTTCGTTCTACGCGGGCTTACTGCCAGCAGGGCTGTGTTATTACTTGCTGATGAAGTTCTGGCCGTCGTCTCGACGGTTCTTGCCCGCCGCTAACGACGCTGCAGGTACCCGGTCCGGGGAACGTGCGGAACGGCGTTGA